The genomic stretch AATTTGATTCCAGCTCTTCAGCCGTTGTTTTTTTGAAAAATTGTTTACCCGATGAACTATTAAAAAGAGCGAGCAGAGCATTAGCCGAAATGTTTGTGGTTTCCTGCACTTCAAGTCCTTCCAATTTGTCTTTATTTAAACGGTCAATTCCGGTCCCTATAATCTTCTCACCGGGATTCAGCATCGGCTCAATTTCGGTAAGCTCCAGAATTTCTGAACCGGATGCAGCTGTAAGCTCCCCGGTAACCTCAAACTTTTGATGATACAAGTGCTTCCGCCGTGCATTAATCACAGCATGAACCGTTCCCTCACCGGCCGATTGAGCAAAACCTGCGAGGGTATTCCCAGCATAAATATCTATGTCTGAACCAAATAACATTCCTTTCACGGCACTTGCAGCAATCCGGAGCCCTGTATATGAGCCAGGGCCTGTACTAACCAGCACGGCATCAAGATCAGAAATTTTGAAGTTTTGCTCGTTCATCAAATCACGCACAAATAAAAACAAAAGCTCTGAATGCGAACCTTTTCGTTCGGTTCG from Gracilimonas sp. encodes the following:
- the tsaB gene encoding tRNA (adenosine(37)-N6)-threonylcarbamoyltransferase complex dimerization subunit type 1 TsaB — protein: MILAFETATNICSVSFQDEEGNVFEKRTERKGSHSELLFLFVRDLMNEQNFKISDLDAVLVSTGPGSYTGLRIAASAVKGMLFGSDIDIYAGNTLAGFAQSAGEGTVHAVINARRKHLYHQKFEVTGELTAASGSEILELTEIEPMLNPGEKIIGTGIDRLNKDKLEGLEVQETTNISANALLALFNSSSGKQFFKKTTAEELESNYLSSSQVNNTSV